The proteins below come from a single Chelmon rostratus isolate fCheRos1 chromosome 10, fCheRos1.pri, whole genome shotgun sequence genomic window:
- the LOC121613349 gene encoding testis-expressed protein 49-like — MAFFGLTHLGYQNPIGDKMMVNPRGASRPEDDRINVRAGLPPALQEQQGCTDLCNVYRQPLPYGTDVHHGSHEQYKEMVKRVQTPRSPNQLYKMPLTDNQQYGWMLAKSPESWTQVKRFPRKDSEMTKFVKEMSVTDRDFSLF; from the exons ATGGCCTTCTTCGGTTTAACACACCTCGGTTATCAAAACCCAATAGGCGATAAAATGATGGTGAATCCCAGAGGAGCGTCTCGTCCTGAAG ATGACAGGATTAACGTCCGAGCTGGGCTGCCTCCAGCTCTTCAAGAACAACAGGGATGCACAGATTTATGCAATGTTTACCGCCAGCCTCTTCCCTACGGCACTGACGTACACCATGGGAGCCATGAGCAATACAAAGAGATGGTCAAACGGGTTCAAACACCTAGAT CCCCTAACCAGCTGTACAAAATGCCCCTGACGGACAACCAGCAGTATGGATGGATGCTGGCCAAGAGCCCTGAATCATGGACCCAAGTCAAACGGTTTCCCCGAAAGGACAGTGAGATGACAAA GTTTGTTAAAGAAATGTCAGTGACCGACCGGGACTTCAGCCTGTTCTGA